A single window of Methanoculleus oceani DNA harbors:
- a CDS encoding GNAT family N-acetyltransferase, with product MVEPIPDEELEYVTLHEGVDVNSFSCCSKPEEIDLEEFLKEDALRCQNRFFSVTRVVFWGETLVGYFTLVTDCIEKEEMIRGDRIKGYKYRFYPAIKIARLAVHDNYRHRGIGTNMLIEIFSIVGGITENVGCRILTVDSKPTSVEFYEKSDFRRALVNPEDPPKDTIPFYFDILHIIKARKSL from the coding sequence ATGGTAGAACCAATTCCTGATGAAGAGTTGGAGTACGTCACTCTCCATGAAGGAGTTGACGTTAATTCTTTTTCGTGTTGCAGTAAGCCCGAAGAAATTGATTTAGAGGAATTTCTAAAAGAAGATGCATTGCGGTGCCAGAACCGTTTTTTCTCCGTCACCCGGGTAGTTTTTTGGGGGGAAACTCTTGTGGGATATTTTACGCTCGTAACCGATTGCATCGAAAAAGAGGAAATGATACGAGGAGATCGAATAAAGGGTTATAAATATCGATTTTACCCGGCAATAAAAATTGCAAGGCTGGCAGTTCACGACAATTACCGACATCGCGGTATCGGAACCAATATGCTCATAGAAATCTTTTCTATAGTGGGCGGCATCACTGAAAATGTCGGATGTAGAATTCTAACTGTTGACTCTAAGCCAACCTCTGTAGAATTCTATGAAAAATCAGATTTTCGAAGGGCTTTAGTCAATCCAGAAGATCCGCCAAAGGATACCATTCCTTTTTATTTTGATATTTTACATATCATCAAGGCGAGAAAAAGTTTATAG
- a CDS encoding PEGA domain-containing protein: MHKQLCVLVALTALILSSGCSTTTTSNTQSPIQQATGSLELSSTPQGAEIYLDGVYRGTTPSRIPDLPNGSYQVELRLHDHTAWDMDVEVQAGNTSYIDATLAPIVVPTTIPTPVPTTIPPKTVVGCWELDTYKGNSTGTYHLELQSGGTGRLTVGYPMIIHWSQDPTTNVIYVSCANPHDPTKISHMDLDYDETTDTLIWREVSAPFTRVPC, encoded by the coding sequence ATGCATAAGCAATTATGTGTGCTGGTCGCCCTTACCGCTCTCATTCTTTCCTCTGGCTGTAGTACCACAACCACCAGCAATACTCAATCGCCCATACAACAGGCAACAGGATCGCTTGAACTCTCATCAACTCCTCAGGGGGCGGAGATTTATCTTGATGGCGTCTATCGCGGGACGACTCCTTCAAGGATCCCGGATCTGCCGAATGGTTCCTATCAGGTTGAACTTCGACTCCATGACCATACAGCATGGGACATGGATGTTGAGGTCCAGGCAGGCAATACGTCGTATATTGACGCAACCCTTGCCCCTATTGTCGTTCCTACCACGATCCCCACACCCGTGCCAACCACGATCCCGCCCAAAACCGTTGTTGGATGCTGGGAATTGGACACATACAAAGGTAATAGCACGGGTACATATCACCTTGAATTACAATCGGGAGGAACCGGGCGGCTTACTGTAGGATACCCGATGATCATCCACTGGTCTCAAGATCCAACCACAAACGTGATTTACGTTTCTTGTGCGAACCCTCACGATCCTACGAAAATTTCGCATATGGATCTCGACTATGATGAAACCACTGACACCTTAATCTGGCGAGAGGTTTCTGCTCCATTTACCCGGGTGCCCTGTTAG
- a CDS encoding DUF504 domain-containing protein, whose protein sequence is MRTSHRLLLRFYHDPGYDFSRVEVEYVDRGAPGDRSTVRGDRVVALDAQYLEVDAGTHVACIPYHRVRRILYDGEVIWERDWRESSERQEREHH, encoded by the coding sequence ATGCGGACGAGCCACCGGTTGCTGCTCCGGTTCTATCATGACCCCGGCTACGACTTCTCGCGGGTCGAGGTCGAGTACGTCGACCGGGGGGCGCCCGGCGACCGCTCCACGGTGCGGGGCGACCGGGTCGTCGCGCTCGATGCGCAGTACCTGGAGGTGGACGCCGGGACGCATGTTGCCTGTATCCCGTATCACCGGGTCCGGCGGATTCTCTATGATGGCGAAGTTATTTGGGAGCGCGATTGGCGCGAGAGTAGCGAGCGGCAGGAGCGCGAGCACCACTAG
- the mmp10 gene encoding methyl coenzyme M reductase-arginine methyltransferase Mmp10 (Mmp10 (methanogenesis marker protein 10) is a cobalamin-requiring radical SAM methyltransferase that creates the methylarginine modification to methyl coenzyme M reductase.), with product MSHLTVDLGGRPGLDCRGFCSYCYFKHVKGTTAFGCRFCLPFQIGCDYCTRGVREEYSGFKDLRTVADETLANLQGIGDDIDRITISGGGDPSCYPEFRDLVELLGSMEAPLHIGYTSGKGFDDPAIADFLIENGLSEVSYTVFAADPDLRRQWMHDPTPEASLAVLDRLCGAIDVYAAAVVLPGVNDGETLEQTCAWLEERGAKGLILMRFANRTDQGLILGNAPLIEGQQVHTVDEFHEIVTDLNERFSMKISGTPLGDPSIGSPFAILHEPDLLKKLPRVRKRATVITGSVAAPFIQRILSIRGSISRVVAVKKEIACLITADDLAGVNLAKLEDVVILPGRAFVHDAEAQKILSADGVDREVVRGPEMLTADAEMSMGMTRTEVLEKEMEGFAALINTINRYGR from the coding sequence ATGTCGCACCTCACCGTCGATCTCGGAGGCCGGCCCGGCCTCGACTGCCGGGGATTCTGTTCGTACTGCTACTTCAAACACGTCAAGGGGACGACCGCGTTCGGCTGCAGGTTCTGCCTCCCCTTCCAAATTGGCTGCGACTACTGCACCCGGGGCGTGCGCGAGGAGTACTCGGGGTTCAAGGACCTCCGGACCGTCGCCGACGAGACGCTCGCGAACCTCCAGGGGATCGGCGACGATATCGACCGGATCACCATCAGCGGCGGCGGTGACCCGAGCTGCTACCCCGAGTTCCGCGACCTCGTCGAACTGCTCGGCAGCATGGAGGCGCCGCTCCACATCGGCTACACCAGCGGCAAGGGATTCGACGACCCGGCCATAGCCGACTTCCTCATCGAGAACGGTCTCTCCGAGGTCTCCTACACCGTCTTCGCCGCCGACCCGGACCTCCGGCGGCAGTGGATGCACGACCCGACGCCGGAAGCCTCGCTCGCGGTCCTCGACCGGCTCTGCGGCGCAATCGACGTCTATGCCGCAGCAGTCGTTCTTCCCGGCGTCAACGACGGCGAAACCCTGGAACAGACCTGCGCGTGGCTGGAGGAGCGGGGTGCAAAAGGGCTGATCCTGATGCGGTTTGCCAACCGGACCGACCAGGGGCTCATCCTCGGCAACGCGCCCCTCATCGAGGGGCAGCAGGTCCATACCGTCGACGAGTTCCACGAGATCGTCACCGACTTGAACGAACGGTTCTCAATGAAGATCAGCGGGACCCCGCTCGGCGACCCCTCGATCGGGTCGCCGTTCGCGATCCTCCACGAGCCCGACCTCTTAAAGAAACTCCCCCGGGTCCGGAAGCGTGCGACGGTGATCACCGGAAGCGTCGCGGCCCCCTTCATCCAGCGGATCCTCTCGATCCGGGGCTCGATCTCGAGGGTTGTTGCGGTCAAGAAGGAGATCGCCTGCCTCATCACCGCCGACGACCTCGCCGGGGTGAACCTGGCGAAACTCGAGGACGTCGTGATCCTCCCCGGCCGGGCGTTCGTCCATGACGCCGAAGCCCAAAAGATCCTCTCCGCCGACGGCGTCGACCGCGAGGTGGTGCGCGGCCCCGAGATGCTGACGGCCGACGCGGAGATGAGCATGGGCATGACCCGGACGGAAGTGCTCGAAAAGGAGATGGAGGGGTTCGCAGCCCTGATCAACACGATCAACCGCTACGGCCGGTGA